The following proteins are encoded in a genomic region of Corythoichthys intestinalis isolate RoL2023-P3 chromosome 5, ASM3026506v1, whole genome shotgun sequence:
- the arl2bp gene encoding ADP-ribosylation factor-like protein 2-binding protein isoform X1, translating into MDIQERSVQSCGENIVDMGDMEDETFAISSSSAADTAFDSVIGCIEDIIMEEDFQLLQRNFMEKHYKEFDNTEENKLSYTPIFNEYVELLEKYVEQQLMKRIPGFNMATFIEHLMEHKDEVSGDIVDVLLSFIDFVAFKEMVLQYKVEKEGRSLDLSTGLIVTPLTPAASSQSGSKQLP; encoded by the exons ATGGACATTCAGGAGAGAA GTGTGCAGAGCTGCGGCGAGAACATTGTCGACATGGGGGACATGGAGGACGAAACCTTTGCCATCTCCAG TTCCTCtgctgctgacactgcattcgaCTCTGTTATTGGCTGCATAGAGGACATCATTATGG AGGAGGATTTCCAACTACTGCAGCGGAATTTCATGGAGAAACACTACAAAGAGTTTGATAACACTGAAGAAAACAAACTCAGCTACACACCCATTTTCAATGAATAT GTGGAGCTGTTAGAGAAATATGTGGAGCAACAGCTCATGAAGAGGATTCCCGGATTCAATATGGCAACCTTCATAGAGCATCTCAT GGAGCACAAAGATGAAGTATCTGGCGACATTGTTGACGTACTGCTGTCCTTTATTGATTTTGTGGCTTTTAAGGAAATGGTTTTGCAATACAAAGTG GAAAAGGAGGGCCGAAGTCTGGACTTGAGCACAGGACTCATAGTCACCCCTTTAACCCCGGCAGCCTCCAGCCAGTCAGGATCCAAACAGTTGCCGTGA
- the arl2bp gene encoding ADP-ribosylation factor-like protein 2-binding protein isoform X2 — MGDMEDETFAISSSSAADTAFDSVIGCIEDIIMEEDFQLLQRNFMEKHYKEFDNTEENKLSYTPIFNEYVELLEKYVEQQLMKRIPGFNMATFIEHLMEHKDEVSGDIVDVLLSFIDFVAFKEMVLQYKVEKEGRSLDLSTGLIVTPLTPAASSQSGSKQLP, encoded by the exons ATGGGGGACATGGAGGACGAAACCTTTGCCATCTCCAG TTCCTCtgctgctgacactgcattcgaCTCTGTTATTGGCTGCATAGAGGACATCATTATGG AGGAGGATTTCCAACTACTGCAGCGGAATTTCATGGAGAAACACTACAAAGAGTTTGATAACACTGAAGAAAACAAACTCAGCTACACACCCATTTTCAATGAATAT GTGGAGCTGTTAGAGAAATATGTGGAGCAACAGCTCATGAAGAGGATTCCCGGATTCAATATGGCAACCTTCATAGAGCATCTCAT GGAGCACAAAGATGAAGTATCTGGCGACATTGTTGACGTACTGCTGTCCTTTATTGATTTTGTGGCTTTTAAGGAAATGGTTTTGCAATACAAAGTG GAAAAGGAGGGCCGAAGTCTGGACTTGAGCACAGGACTCATAGTCACCCCTTTAACCCCGGCAGCCTCCAGCCAGTCAGGATCCAAACAGTTGCCGTGA
- the pllp gene encoding plasmolipin — protein MMADFPSKVTTETGSPSSQSTQQGGNSLRGLAANVTNNMDMSFIRSIPSVLMMAQIFLGLLHWALIASSPYMFAPANGWVLFVAVTFWLLTSILFLSIVFGLQRRLSAVPWPITVMVYHGVATILYLTAFLANAASVQPFYHTYFFGHMAAAAFFSAVVTAAYGVSAFFSYLDWKGDGGNAATSTVPT, from the exons ATGATGGCGGACTTTCCATCAAAAGTTACCACGGAGACCGGGTCCCCCAGTTCCCAGAGTACTCAACAAGGGGGCAACAGCCTCAGGGGGCTGGCAGCTAATGTGACTAACAACATGGATATGTCTTTTATCAGGAGCATCCcatctgtcctcatgatggctcAAATA TTCTTGGGGCTACTCCACTGGGCGCTGATCGCGAGCTCGCCTTACATGTTTGCACCGGCCAACGGCTGGGTGTTGTTTGTCGCCGTCACTTTCTGGCTCCTCACCAGCATCCTCTTCTTGTCCATTGTCTTCGGGCTGCAGAGGAGACTCTCCGCCGTGCCCTGGCCAATCACG GTGATGGTTTACCACGGAGTGGCCACCATCCTCTACTTGACCGCCTTTCTGGCCAACGCtgcatctgttcagcccttttacCACACCTACTTCTTTGGACATATGGCAGCTGCTGCT TTTTTTAGCGCTGTGGTGACAGCAGCGTATGGCGTCAGTGCCTTCTTCTCCTATTTGGACTGGAAAGGGGATGGCGGAAATGCTGCCACCAGCACTGTGCCTACCTAA